The sequence below is a genomic window from Equus quagga isolate Etosha38 unplaced genomic scaffold, UCLA_HA_Equagga_1.0 198313_RagTag, whole genome shotgun sequence.
TATTTGGTGCCTAGTATTGAATGAATATTTAAGTTAGAACCACCTcattgttagaaataatcaaactagattttacataaattatgcaGGATTGAtcatagaaagaataaaaggaagaaactCCAAGAAAGACCATCAGAATATAAAGCAAACCTGGTAAATTAAAGGGCTATCCAAGCTGAAAGGTAAACATATTGAAGCATAGATTACAACATTATTAGTTGATCATTTATGGTGCATTATTATTGAGTTTCCTATTTACTGAATTatcttgttaatatttttaacttaagatttttaatcaagaaatctaaatttaatctttttagaaGTACAAATGCAATTGTGCCCACCTCCACCTCAGATTCCCAATGCTCAAAACATGACAACTACAGTGAATTATCAGGATggagaaaaaatatctattctctGTAAAGAAGAGTATCTAatccagagaggagaagaaatcGTGTGCAAAGACGGCAGATGGCAGTCAATACCACGCTGTGTGGGTCAGTCGTGTGTAACCTGTTTCATGACATTCTCTCAAATAAGCTGATACTCCTCTGTGTTTTGTGTAGATGAACAAGATGAAGGCCCTTCTCTGTATCTATTCCACTTTATCTTGAAACAGTGAATTACAATCTAGGTATACAAAGCAATCAGCATTCTTTCACTTCTAATGTGAAAAGAATACAGACAAAAACTTTGGATTACTGTGTAAATACTGGATAAAATTTCTGTTCAGGCCTATTTTACTCCTCAGGATGAACAGGACAAGAATCAAGGGACACATTGAAGAAGTGGACTGTAGCATAGATTTTTATGGAGACTTACACCCTTGCAagtttcaaatgtttttcagtttttaaataatttaatttgttcAAATTATCCTTATTATAAAGCCCCAAAGAGCATTTGACTTTCTTTGGcaatttaaacattatatttgTGGTTGACTCCTTGATCTCTTTTCTTCATATAGAAAAAACACCATGCTCTCAACCGCCTCGTATAGAACATGGTACCATTGAATCATCTAAAtctacagaagaaaggaaaaagagatctGAACCCAAGCGTTATGCACATGGCACCAGATTAAGTTATATTTGTGAAGATGGTTTCAGGTTGTCTGAAGGCAATGGGATAACCTGCAACATGGGAAAATGGAGTTCTCCACCTCAGTGTGTAGGTAAGGACAGTACACAAACTGAAATCCTATTTTCAgaagaattcattaaaaataatcgGTTGTCAAATTCTGTCATGAGCCAGAATCCTTTCGATTTCTAAATATGCAAaatcatttatacatttatctatCTTTTACCAAATAATTTTTGCATAATCAAATCAGCCTTATTTCTGTTAATTTCATTGGTTCGCtgttaaatcacttttaattctggCTTTTTTGGTATTAAAAATGGATGCATAGTGAAATTAAACCTATCTATGTATTGTTATACCTACTCATATTCTTACCTATTCAGGTAAGTTATAGTGTTTGCTTTGCctccaggttttaaaaaaaatttcttatgttCTCCCTACAACATCCCTTCTGATTTCTTACGGTAAATAGTACTTTTTTGAAGAGGATTAATTCtcaatttgtttgcttttattattcACGATTGGTTAGAGAAGCATTGATAGTCTTTCGTACATATATTGACACTTTTAGTTTCAAGTTCTTGCTCAAGTTGACAGCTGGACACACCCCAGAACGGTAGTTTCAGGAAAGATTTGTGCATCTTCTCTGTAATGTGATGGTAGCTCCTGTGTGATCATGTCttgtaaattaaaactaccaCATATAATAACTGgtacataggggctggccccatggccgagtggttaagttcgcgcgctccactgcaggcggcccagtgttttgttggttcgaatcctgggctcggacatggcactgctcatcagaccacgctgaggcagcgtcccatatgccacaactagaaagacccacaaagaagaatatacaactatgtactggggggctttggggagaaaaaggaaaaaataaaatctttaaaaaaaaataactggtaCATAAAAAGTTAGTGAAACATGgagtcattctttcatttcttttatttttttttaaaggaattcctTGTGAACCACCAGCATTGATTCCACACGGTGTTCTATCTCACAAGTTAGACAGTTACCAATATGGAGAAGAAGTGATGTACAGCTGTACCGAAGGTTTTGGGATTGACGGACCTGCATCTATAAGATGTTTAGGAGGAAAATGGTCTGATCCGCCACCATGCATAAGTATAGTGCATTTCATTTTATCGTAAAACTGACAAATATCTTTAATTTAGAACATAAATGGTACAAATATGAAACTAAGGAGTAATTATGAACTTAATAAGGTATCTCTGGAAAGATCTGGATTCTGGTAGAGATGAATAATCCAGGTAATAAGAAGAGTTTGACAACATGAGCCAAATTATTTCATTCTCACGTCCTCTTGTGTGTGCTTGTGACATCTCTGATCTACATTCTCAgacttttcatttctgttcctgtATCACAGCTGGCCCCTGCTGATCAGTCTCATTATTATTCTACTTACTGTTACTTTTCCAGTTATCTCCttataaatatagaattttcTAAGATATTTGACATAATTAGTCTTAACAGATTTTGATGGAAGCACAAGGTAGAAATATGTCCAAAATGCCAGTGGCCTCTATGGGCAAATAAGAATTCAAATGTAAGAAGTATGGTCTCAAGCATTACATGTGTCCATATCTCTTCATAGTTTCAAAATCACTATTTCAATGTTATACTTTTGATGAATGAAGAACCATTCAATGTAATTAAGTCAAAACTGCTAacgttttttttttcaagtgaagaaaaatattgtGCAGCATTCTTTGGTTTTATATGTAGCTAACTATTACTCTAGAATAATTATTggcctttatatatttttaatgatttactgaacaagtacatttatttttgtttcagaaacGGATTGTCTTAGCTTACCCATCTTTAATGATGTCATACTCATAGGCCAGAAAAAGGAATCATATAGGTCAGGAG
It includes:
- the LOC124233353 gene encoding complement factor H-like, which codes for MQLCPPPPQIPNAQNMTTTVNYQDGEKISILCKEEYLIQRGEEIVCKDGRWQSIPRCVEKTPCSQPPRIEHGTIESSKSTEERKKRSEPKRYAHGTRLSYICEDGFRLSEGNGITCNMGKWSSPPQCVGIPCEPPALIPHGVLSHKLDSYQYGEEVMYSCTEGFGIDGPASIRCLGGKWSDPPPCIKTDCLSLPIFNDVILIGQKKESYRSGEQVAYKCPEYYQLDGSSFVQCINGKWIGRPTCRGTSMKF